The proteins below are encoded in one region of Juglans microcarpa x Juglans regia isolate MS1-56 chromosome 4D, Jm3101_v1.0, whole genome shotgun sequence:
- the LOC121261621 gene encoding auxin efflux carrier component 5 — translation MIGWGDVYKVVVAMVPLYFALILGYGSVRWWRVFTREQCDAVNRFVCFFTLPLFTFEFTAHADPFEWNFLFIGADAVSKLIIVVVLAFWAKCTSKGSYRWSITSFSLCTLTNSLVVGVPLMKAMYGQLAVDMVVQSSIVQGILWLTVLLFVLEFRRTGIDFSSDTSVGDISRVQSVVEPGKDLEQSSVDVEPSTGPSFWYLMRTVWMKLAMNPNSYACILGIVWAFISSRWHLQMPSIVEGSILIMSKAGTGTAMFSMGIFMALQEKLVACGPGLTMIGMVLRFIAGPAAMAIGAIAVGLHGDALRIAIIQAALPQSITSFIFAKEYGLHPDVLSTAVIFGTMVSLPLLIAYYAILEFVY, via the exons ATGATAGGGTGGGGAGACGTTTACAAAGTGGTGGTGGCCATGGTTCCTCTTTATTTTGCACTGATTTTGGGGTATGGCTCCGTCAGGTGGTGGCGTGTCTTTACTCGTGAACAGTGCGACGCAGTCAATCGCTTCGTTTGCTTTTTCACTCTGCCACTCTTCACCTTTGAATTCACCGCCCATGCCGATCCTTTCGAATGGAACTTTCTTTTCATTGGTGCTGACGCCGTTTCCAAGCTCATTATCGTGGTGGTGCTCGCTTTCTGGGCTAAGTGCACTAGCAAAGGAAGCTATCGCTGGTCCATAACGAGCTTCTCTTTGTGTACTTTAACCAATTCTCTTGTTGTAGGGGTGCCCTTAATGAAGGCCATGTATGGCCAATTGGCGGTGGACATGGTCGTTCAATCATCGATTGTGCAGGGAATCCTTTGGCTCACTGTTCTCTTGTTCGTCCTGGAATTTCGACGGACGGGTATTGATTTTTCTTCCGATACGAGTGTTGGTGATATTTCTCGGGTGCAATCTGTGGTTGAACCAGGAAAAGATTTAGAGCAGAGCAGTGTCGATGTTGAGCCAAGCACTGGGCCGTCGTTCTGGTATTTGATGAGGACGGTGTGGATGAAACTAGCCATGAATCCGAACTCGTATGCATGTATTCTAGGCATTGTTTGGGCATTTATCTCAAGtag GTGGCATTTGCAGATGCCAAGCATCGTGGAGGGATCCATACTGATCATGTCAAAAGCTGGGACAGGCACTGCCATGTTTAGCATGG GGATCTTCATGGCActtcaagaaaaattggttgCATGCGGCCCAGGCCTCACTATGATTGGGATGGTTTTAAGGTTCATAGCGGGACCAGCCGCTATGGCTATTGGTGCTATCGCAGTGGGTTTGCATGGTGATGCATTACGTATTGCTATCATTCAG GCAGCACTGCCACAATCCATTACGTCCTTCATCTTTGCTAAAGAATATGGATTACATCCAGACGTACTTAGCACTGC ggtGATCTTTGGCACGATGGTTTCACTTCCATTGTTGATAGCCTATTATGCTATTTTAGAGTTTGTATATTGA
- the LOC121260153 gene encoding uncharacterized protein LOC121260153: MKQQKVKEFASLVQGSMSMEQYAAKFMELGRFAPHQISTEKMQAQKFQVGLQPWINIQVVYLQIENYQELVNVVAIIEAGQRGLTTHINLEKKRAYQFVVSGSLDNKRVMTEANKGKDIMIGGQMPSPIPICRKFGRKHGVECKLASRACFNCDQLGHMKKDYPIEA, translated from the coding sequence atGAAGCAACAAAAGGTGAAGGAATTTGCATCACTAGTACAAGGCAGCATGTCTATGGAACAATATGCTGCCAAATTTATGGAGTTGGGGAGGTTTGCTCCACACCAAATTTCTACTGAGAAGATGCAAGCCCAGAAATTTCAAGTGGGTTTGCAGCCATGGATCAACATCCAAGTGGTTTATCTCCAGATCGAGAATTACCAAGAGTTGGTTAATGTGGTAGCTATTATTGAAGCAGGGCAAAGGGGCTTAACTACCCAcattaatttagagaaaaagaGAGCTTACCAATTCGTTGTCAGTGGAAGCTTAGATAATAAGAGGGTGATGACCGAAGCAAACAAAGGAAAGGACATCATGATTGGAGGACAAATGCCTAGTCCAATACCTATCTGTAGAAAGTTTGGCAGGAAGCATGGAGTCGAATGCAAACTCGCTTCAAGGGCCTGTTTCAATTGTGATCAGCTAGGCCATATGAAGAAAGACTATCCCATTGAGGCTTAG